DNA from Acanthochromis polyacanthus isolate Apoly-LR-REF ecotype Palm Island chromosome 7, KAUST_Apoly_ChrSc, whole genome shotgun sequence:
GGTGCCATTTTGGATCACTTCTGTATGAGATAACTAGGTGAATTACCAGCCTATGCCAACAGTCACCCAATTGTAAGGTTTAACTGTatgagaaacttttttttacccACTATTGAATTTATTCTAcaatcaaagttttttttttaacaaactttacttttcaataataataatgaaaaaatattgtGACAAATTTAAACATTGTTTGGATTCTTGAATTTTATGGCTAAACTACAGTCGATGAAACTCCCTGCTCCAGGGTCAACTCTGGCTGTGAGAGGGAGCGATCAGAAACCTTCCTCATCTCCTAGAAGAACAGATCCATGTTCTGGTCAGGGGAAACAGTGCACCCATGGAGTCccaaacacaacatcacaacaaactaaataaataattatcaaAGCAAATCTGCTgcctgtgttgtgtgttgtgatAATTCTGccaaattttcattttatgatGATGACTTAAACAGAAGTGTGGATTgaaattttgtgctttttaatgtttggtattttttctaacattttttgGACCTTACAAATTCACAAGTACAATGTATTAGATTTCCAAGTCACAGTTTTAAACAGaactcaaaaatgcattttacttCCGTTAAAAACTGCAACCCCATCAATTTTCCATAAGCAGCAGGTGTTGTGATCCAAAGCcaaaatcttatttttgttcAGTACAATTTTTCCATAACCTGTTTTGATTGTCAGTTATAATTGCAAAACTGCACTAGTTCACTAGTTTAACGTCTGTGACAGAGTAATAGAAATTAGGATTGTTACCCTggaagtgttgttttttttttttttgttgagacAATTAACCAGTAAATAGTTCAAAAAGTACATTTTGGGTAAACTTTCAAAGGTCATATCACCAAGTGGTATATGGAGTCAACTAAATTATCTATAGCATTTGAATGGTCACATTATATCCACATTTTGATGTCAGGCTCATATTCTAGCAATGATTTCTTCTGTGccaaaatatttttctattatAGTCATGActcaaatatatttttccaccCTTAAAAATTCCATGTGGTTATCACTTGTACTACTAAAGCTATGAGGAATTTTCAATTATGTGCTTTACTGGAAGGTAATGAAATAATCACAGTATGACGGTTACATTTTGCATGGCCTCAGTAAATAGACTAAACCTATTGTACAACAAAATCAGCTGATTCGGATCGCGGGATCGCGTTGGAGGCACTGTGGTTGTGCTGAACGTCTCTTATCTGTAATTGCTGTATTTCCTACAACACTTTAAGGCAGCATGTGATTCCCGTCCAGCCATATTCACATGGTCAGTGACGTCAGACGCAGCGCTGTGGACGCAGATGCGTTCACGGTTCAACACATGTAACATCACCGGCTCTCTATCAGTATCGGGCTTCATTTTTATCAGTATACTGTGAGCGGACCTGACCGAAACCGACGCCATCACTTTCCAAGACAACTCCTCGGATAAAACCGTTTCAAGAAGTGTGAGCCTCAGAGGAATCTAACGGTTGTTAGCATAGCTAGCATAGCTGGTGAACTTTACCCATCGCCGCTCGAAGCTCCAACTTTATCCGGTTCTAGCGACCTAACCCGGCGGGTGAAGCTCATGTCGTAGTAAACACAGGGACGAACCCTGATCTCTACAAGGGTAAGATTTCAGCCTCAGCTAGCTGTCAAAGCGGTGCGTTAGCCGGCACAGTGGTCCTGGCTGAGTAGCCGGTCTGACTTCCTTGTGTCGTTCGAGGTCATTCTGTAGCGTAAATAGCCAGCGGTTGTCGGGATACCAGCCATGAAGAGCCTCCCATACTTCTGCCGGGGAGAGGTCATTCGAGGTTTTGGAAGAGGAAGCAAAGAACTCGGCATTCCCACAGGTGAGCTGATTGTTCGACCGGTGGGGCTTTTACGGCGAGCTAACGTTTAATCTCGCCTACGCAGATAACGTTAAGTCGGTGTGAATATATTATAACGTACCACGGAGACAGAGACCCAGAGTAGCCTTACGTCATAAACTGAACATTGATGGCGTTTGGTTATTAATTACATGTTAGATAATTTGGTAGACAGTTTGTTGTTAATTTACACTGGCTACCTGCCCGTTTATTGCCTTGTCCTGAACTACACTGACGACAACTTTTTTTACGTAACCAGCTCCCCTCCGTTTTACCTGCGTTGAATGAGAGTTGAGTAACTGAACTTGGCAGATGATTAAAGCGTTTTTTTTAACCGAAATAATGTCTTTTATGCCATAATGGCTGTTTCGAGAAATATGTAGTAATGTCGACATAGGAGTGATCCATAGGGCAGAAAATAATGATCCcattaaaatgctttatttcaCCTCATTCAAGtcattattgatcattttaaaaGGCCTGTTTTTTACAAAGAAGaaattggtttatttttaattatatattGATATTATTTGTAAGTGCACAGATagtaatttaaatataaaatacacacaaataaataaatgtagtaGGTAGGTTCTAATAAATAAGGATAGTGGAAGGATCTCTCATTTATACACCTTTAAGAAGTGAAGCCATCAGATGTGAACTCCTCGCTGGCCTCCATGTCCACACAAGTCTGACTCACCGGATGTAGACTGTGGGTATAAGCCTGAAATTGGCTGCACATTTGACACAATTTTCACTGCTTCTTCTGTTATCTATGTGctaccattttcaaaatcctcCCTCTACTACAGGAAACGACAGCATTAGAACAACAGCCGACATGTTTCTAGTTTTGCTGAGGAGTTGGATCGTGCAGTATTCCTATTGTTTTGTGATGAATTAGACATTTTGTCATGTGACATGTCTTTTGTCTGGAACCAAAATACGTTTGCAGTTAAAATTTAAATCATGGTTTACAATTTTAGAATAGCACAAAGTTTGCTGAAATACCTTTGTTTAATTTATGTCTTACATATGTTTAATTAAGAGAGACTATTTCACAATTTTTCCTTCTATGTTGATAACTAATTAGATAATACTGTGGGTGGGACATCGCTCAAGTCCACAAAGTGATTACAGACGTTAACACTTGGTGAAGAAGCCTTTTAAGACATGCTGCTTGATTTGTcactaaaatgtttgaaaagaaacaacaaataaattgtttttaaaataatatcagCTATTGCAAAGAACCTTTGCATGTTTCAACATAATAAAACACTTTGTGAATCATTTTATCCCAACAGTTGATAggtttctctctgtgttctctTCTTTGGAGTGCCATTAAACAAGTCTCTAATTTCTTTCATGGTAACCCTTGTCCTCCATCCTCTGATCTACAGCCAACTTCCCAGACTCAGTGGTGGAGCATCTTCCAGCAGATATTGGCACAGGAATCTACTATGGCTGGGCTTGTGTCGGTAATGGAGATGTGTACAAAATGGTGATGAGCATTGGGTGGAACCCTTACTACAAAAATACCAAGAAATCCATGGTAAGTAACAAGATACGCCACGAACCCTGAAAAATTGCTCGATTTTTATATTCAGAAAGTAGAAGAATAGTGCACATTGTAAATGTCAAATAGTCTTTGTTAGTCTGACAAACCAAGATTTTCACCTAATGATGGTTTGGTCACAAGTTAAATTCTTTCTCCACGGCTTGAGTTGGTGAATCAGATTTTCCACAGTGGGACAGCATTTGTATCAAAAACAAGAGTCGCTCTTTGAAACTTTATGCACAACTGCACATTCgaatgtgtttgttgttggaCTGACTAACCTTGGCCTGGGTCTGGATGTCACACGTAACTGAGCtctctttgtggtgtttctCTGGAGGCAAACTGTTAGAAAGTTGCTGGAACTAATTCGATTAagttgtctttatttgctgtgtgtCTTATGAAAATCTACCAATTTCAAAACAATGAAGGCTTTGTAAAAATACTGAGAATGCCATTTTTTGCTTCTGATGGAAACCACTGAGACATCAGAGGGAGTAAGGAACTGGGGAAGTCTTTTTCACATCCTCACAGTTATATTTTGGTCGTATTGTTAATTATGTAAATAGTATTGCAACATTTAATGACACTTCGTACACTGGTATTTTTTGGCATATATTTagaaattctaatattttcaaATTTGATGGTACCAGTGCAATGTGGTATATTTTGGTATTTgctgttttaatgtgaaaataacttgtacattttgttgttgttgtaggaGACTCATGTGATTCACACTTTCAAAGAGGACTTTTATGGAGAGACTCTCAGTGTTGTCATGGTGGGATACATCCGTCCAGAAAGAACCTACGACTCACTTGGTACAGCTTTCTGTCACAGTCACAATTTACCACCTAATCTGCAGTCCGTACCACTGGGGTCAGAACCCTCattaaatcaaaaacaaatgatttttcAAGGCTCCATATTTTATTCAGTAGTACTTCGTGCATCCTTCTTTTTTCACCTCTGTCTCGCATATCCTCTGACTTTGCTCGCTTCTTTTCTGCACATCTTTATCTTTGTCCTCACAGAAGCCCTCATTGCGGCAATCAACAGTGACATTGAGGAGGCCAAAGTGAAGCTGGAGCTCCCGGACCACCTCAAACTGAAAGAAGACAACTTCTTCACCAGCACAGCCAGCTCGTCTTCAGTCATGCCCTCCACCACTGCATCCACGTCACAGACTATTATGAACGGTCACTGACAGCTGGCTGGGACAGCAGCACTTTGTGCATACACTCACAAAGACCAGAGCAACACAGAGGTTTCTATGTACATACAGGTCTGTGTAAATGCACAGCCTCATTCTAACATCTCCCAGCTGTCGCTATAGCTGCACGTGGATATAATCATAAACAACCAATcatgtttgttgcatttttcttttactttgtcactgtttatgttAAAGAACTCTTTCACTTTCCGTATGGTTTTGTTGCAGCCAGCCACTGAATATGTTTATTTGTATATATTCACACCAGATTGCCTCTTTGGGTCACACTGGTCTTGCTGTATATTTGGATTCTTTTATGAGAGAAGGCACCGAAAAAAATCTTCATCTTGAGATGAGGATGACTACAAATACAGGCAGTTTGTAGTAAGCTGTATATAAAATATCAACTTACGACCATAAACTCAAATCTGTTAACACAGCCTAGCCAGAGTTAATATGTGACCTATCAAAGGTTTTTGTGATGAGATTTGTTTCTGCCTCAGATGGTTAAGGAGGAGGTTTGGGCATTATTATCTGTAACAAAAACACAGCTCACACGGTTAGACAACGTTATGCAACAGTGTGATTAGATGCAAGGCGTCTGTGAAAACGGTGGTTGAAGAATGAAATTCTGTACATTTATTGGTATTCAAGTTCCTCCTGGTTGTCTCCCTTCACTTCCCTCTTTAGAAAATCTTTCCCTTTCATTGTGACACACTCTTTATCACTGCCCTGAAGTGTATGAAACATATACAGTGGACCAGAGATTGGATTCAGTTTTGATGCTTAtgcatttataaaaaataatgttaattTTTGTACACAAATTATTTAGTAACCTCCAGCATGGTTATTGATCGAATGAAATTGTGtaccaaaaacatgttttaagcGAAGTCCTTTTGCATAACTTCAGCATAATTATCCTCCAGACTTAACAGtcttgtatgttttctttttctccaacTCAATGAATCAATAGAGAGTTGTAAATTATCTCAAGGAATCTGTCACTGAATTGGTGACTAAGTTCTTATGCACACtggatagattttttttttccctctgcacCTTGCCAGTCTCTATGGGTTTGTTACAGGTAGTATAGTGTTGACAAGTGAGTTGAAGACAAACAAGAGCTCACAGCTTCCGTTCTACCCCGGTGTTTGCAGGCGGTAGTGGTCTTTAAAGTGTGTCAACACTAATGTATACCATTAGGTTTAAAACAAATCTGAGCAGGAAAATTCTATAATACAcctaattttctttatttttatgtagaATATTTATTCGTTAAGAACACtaacaaatatatttcaaaacTGTAGACAAATCCCTGAAAGAGGAGTATCTCTCCATAGTGTGTATGCCTGTTAagcttttacaaaaaaaattacatgaaacaGTTTAACATAAACCTACAAGTGTCTGCAATTATTTGAACGGTAAAAATCTTTctaaaagaagaaatatgtaAGTATAGCTatgtgatttttgcattttaaatctgtATTGTATTGCATTATTTTGGTTTATTAAAGTGCTATTTAGGGAGTAAAAGCTATGACTGCATTTTATGAATACAGTTATCATGCAGCAGTAGCCATGATCTATTTACGAGAAACATTTACCCGTTTTTGCCTGTACCTTTGTATTCTCAGTCTGGtagtttaacatttaattttaattggCTTGTTTACTTAAAGGGACTGAAGTAATTAAATAAGCTGCTTCGTCAAAGCTGTCAAAGATTAAAAGAGGGAAGTGTCATTACACCTTGAAACACACTGTTGTAGGGTTAAATATATTTCAGTCTCATACGTTGCAGTTATTTATTCTAGTTTACAGAGGGACCAGGGTTATAGCATGTAGAGGCTGAAggttcaacatttttgtgttttcatttgtgtgttttgtataatttaaattaaataatttgatCAAAAAACACTtgagtttattttcttcttaaGACTTTGACATGTAACGGGTAATGTGTTGAACACCATAAAAAGCTGGACACCCTATGATAAGATGTTAACATGGCTGTGCTTGACTTTTTGTCAGTTGAAATCATCACTGCCTGAGTCTTGCTATTGTTCTAACTTCTGCAATTAGACCCAGATGTTAAttctaatttaaataatttcttgcaaatatttttcaaagaaagtaCTTCAATTGGCACTGTCCCATATGGTGCCCACTTTAAATTACTGTGTAGTGAAATAAAAGTAGATCGCATTAAGATTGAAGATCCAGAAACAATGGAATTAAGAGGAAACTTGTGTCCATCAGCACAGACTTTAAAATAAACTGTACTTATTAGTGGTTAGTAAACACTCCAGTGTTGTCATTTAGCTATTTATATGTACCTTTGGCAGCatgctttgttttattgtcttgctggaaaacaattCTCCCTAGCTGCAATTCTCTAGCAGACTATCAATTTTTCCGCTAAACTTTCCCAGTTGTTGGCTGCATTTATTTCACCCTCTACTTTGCTAAGTCTTCAGGCAATCCTGCTGACAAACATCCCTatatcatgatactgccaccaccatgcttcacagtggaggTAATGTGGTTGTGATCATGTGTGGTGTTTGGTAGCCGCCAAACATAGCATCTAATCTGATGGACAAAAAGCTCAAATTTGGTCTCATCTTAGCAAAGAAAGTTCTTCCAGTTGTCTTCAGAGTCACCCACATACCTTCTGATGAACTATAGGAGACTTAATATGAACTTTTTTAAACAGTGACTGTTTCTTTGCCATTCCCCCAAAAAGCTTGGACTGGTGAAGAACTCCCTAACAGTTGTTGTATACACAGTCTCTCCCATTTCAGCCACTGaagtttaaattgaccacaattcggtgcaaataaaaaaaagccataaaagGAGTCAAGCTTCCAAGGATgatgaatacttttttttattggccCTGTATAACCTCAACACATCAAATTCACTCTGAACATGTTACTCAGCTCAACAGTCACATGCCTGTTAATTCACAGGTCGCAGCACATATCAGAGTCCAATGTTATTATGAAACAATCAACGTCAacgaaaaaaatattatttgtacTTGCACTTTCCAGTGGTTGTGAAGTAGATTGTTAGCGTCTTAAGGAGACAATACAAGCTAGATATGAAACTTTGAAGTCAAAACATTTAAGTAGAGcgaaaagaaaattattttatcGAAAACCTTGAGAAAATCACGTCACCCTCAATTTTGTGCTGTGTTTAAAGCAGATGTCTGAACAGACGCACACTACTTTTCTCTGTAgtctaaacaagaaaaaaagagtgaGTGAACTCTTTCTGTGTAAATCTCCTTGAATAGATCAAAAGTGTACCAGGGACTCAGATCTGACTGCTTTAGTGTGAGTTTTGCCTTGAATTTTCAAGGAACTCCACTACTGTGACACACAGTCCAGTTAAACAAAGAAACGGCACAATACTGCAGCGCAAAATGGTGAAACTACAATACCGATTACCAACTGATGCAGTAAGAGAGGAGGTATATCAGATAAGCATTCTGCCCAGCCTTGGAGAAACATTTGGTTTCTAGTTAAATGTAATCTTGTTTGTAATGTGTGCAAAGGTGAGTCTGAAAAATCAAAGTTATGTTGAGCTGAACTACGCTCCTGCAAAGATGAATGCTTTATTGTATCTTTTCTATAAATAGTATCATTTGACAATCATTACTaaattgtt
Protein-coding regions in this window:
- the rfk gene encoding riboflavin kinase, which encodes MKSLPYFCRGEVIRGFGRGSKELGIPTANFPDSVVEHLPADIGTGIYYGWACVGNGDVYKMVMSIGWNPYYKNTKKSMETHVIHTFKEDFYGETLSVVMVGYIRPERTYDSLEALIAAINSDIEEAKVKLELPDHLKLKEDNFFTSTASSSSVMPSTTASTSQTIMNGH